A part of Coriobacteriia bacterium genomic DNA contains:
- a CDS encoding complex I subunit 5 family protein encodes MDAGHAAEVATEVAHIVSSPLPAALVFGPLLAAALVYPIGKRWPGVRNVYMVVVTALTLLGAAGLIPLIAEHHRIQSVVPALLGELTFTVDAFSMLFALFTSFVWFAATFHSLDYLKHEKKHDRYHTTVLVVLAANLGVVLAGDLVTLYLFFEALGLVAFLLVIHTETDEAKAAAGKYFWMTVIGGFALIGGIFLTFALGGSGALEPLPEGGSEVLRWAAAVLLILGFGVKAGMVPVHVWLPDAHPVAPAPASALLSGVMIKAGAYGIFRIVTALFRPELGAEVESVAWEFSEQLGLVVLWIGIATMAIGVLLALGQSNAKRMLAYHSVSQMGFILAGIGAAGYLGAHGAMGVAGGLYHVVNHALFKACLFLGVGAVYFRTHSLDMYHLGGLWKKMPLTFVFMCIAAAGITGVPLFNGFVSKCLIHHAIVEAWEYHELASLGIAEKIYVVTCGGTACSFIKLIGLVFLGKPKVEYGPEVKDAPWRMLTGMGILATAIIALGWFPQLLIKGVFQPGLHTWALHSDILDEFLNEMFLSPSDLMSVVIAFALGFTFFFVGMKFGLFHLHAPKWFGVDYWYRQAARGLVALCGVVDRGYEALRHGTSAVLRRSRFEYAEAVTRLGRRRRLIISTMLTGAPGARDQHFIGHAYVVLERERQDSVRLAVLAALEQSRSAGDAVAPTDVALIDSVRDIAGYIAQRLMNERMGVLSDLARAGRLQSAQAAFDEAVRLLAATREPITKTALALAPRRMRGENVSRDIAAEVNSLLSAERFDHMLAPRPSLSAAALGHTAEATSALRGALPTAAALRAASTSGLTRMERAAAWLLEMTRLTVDALTRERADRSGQSRFANEAAVVTMRFRIQRYARDIGLNVAVLAAIMLLFVLALTQ; translated from the coding sequence ATGGATGCCGGACACGCAGCTGAAGTCGCCACCGAGGTTGCGCACATCGTCTCGAGCCCACTGCCTGCGGCGCTCGTGTTCGGCCCGCTCCTGGCCGCCGCGCTCGTCTATCCGATCGGCAAGCGGTGGCCCGGGGTGCGCAACGTCTACATGGTGGTCGTCACCGCGCTCACACTTCTGGGCGCCGCCGGGCTGATCCCGCTCATCGCCGAGCACCACCGCATCCAGAGCGTGGTGCCCGCGCTCCTCGGCGAGCTCACCTTCACAGTCGACGCGTTCTCGATGCTGTTCGCGCTGTTCACGTCGTTCGTGTGGTTCGCTGCCACGTTCCACTCGCTCGACTATCTCAAGCATGAGAAGAAGCACGACCGGTATCACACCACGGTGCTCGTGGTGCTCGCGGCGAACCTCGGCGTGGTGCTGGCGGGAGACCTCGTCACGCTCTATCTGTTCTTCGAAGCACTCGGGCTCGTGGCGTTCCTGCTCGTGATCCACACCGAAACGGATGAGGCGAAAGCCGCAGCCGGCAAGTACTTCTGGATGACGGTGATCGGCGGGTTCGCGCTCATCGGCGGGATCTTCCTCACCTTCGCGCTCGGCGGCAGCGGCGCGCTCGAGCCACTGCCCGAGGGTGGGAGCGAGGTTCTGCGGTGGGCGGCGGCCGTGCTGCTGATCCTCGGATTCGGAGTGAAGGCGGGCATGGTGCCCGTGCACGTGTGGCTCCCCGACGCGCACCCGGTGGCGCCCGCACCCGCCAGCGCGCTGCTCTCCGGCGTGATGATCAAGGCCGGCGCGTACGGCATCTTCCGGATAGTCACCGCGCTCTTCCGACCCGAACTCGGCGCCGAAGTGGAGTCGGTGGCGTGGGAGTTCTCCGAACAGCTCGGGCTGGTGGTGCTGTGGATCGGCATCGCCACGATGGCCATCGGCGTGCTGCTGGCGCTCGGCCAGTCCAACGCCAAGCGCATGCTCGCGTATCACTCGGTAAGCCAGATGGGCTTCATCCTCGCGGGCATCGGCGCGGCGGGCTATCTCGGCGCGCACGGCGCGATGGGTGTGGCGGGCGGCCTCTATCACGTGGTCAACCACGCGCTGTTCAAGGCATGCCTGTTCCTCGGCGTGGGTGCGGTCTACTTCCGCACGCACTCGCTCGACATGTACCACTTAGGCGGACTGTGGAAGAAGATGCCGCTCACGTTCGTGTTCATGTGCATCGCGGCAGCAGGCATCACCGGCGTGCCGCTCTTCAACGGGTTCGTGAGTAAGTGCCTCATCCACCACGCGATCGTCGAGGCATGGGAGTATCACGAGCTCGCCTCCCTCGGCATCGCCGAGAAAATCTACGTCGTGACGTGCGGTGGCACGGCGTGTTCTTTCATCAAGCTGATCGGGCTGGTCTTCTTGGGGAAGCCGAAAGTGGAGTACGGCCCCGAGGTGAAGGACGCGCCATGGAGGATGCTCACCGGTATGGGCATCCTCGCCACCGCGATCATCGCGCTCGGCTGGTTCCCGCAGCTGCTCATCAAAGGCGTGTTCCAGCCCGGGCTGCACACCTGGGCCCTGCACTCTGACATCCTCGACGAGTTCCTGAACGAGATGTTCCTCTCGCCTTCGGACCTCATGAGCGTCGTGATCGCCTTCGCACTCGGCTTCACGTTCTTCTTCGTCGGGATGAAGTTCGGCCTGTTCCATCTCCACGCGCCCAAGTGGTTCGGCGTGGACTACTGGTACCGTCAGGCGGCGCGGGGCCTCGTGGCGCTCTGCGGTGTTGTCGACCGGGGCTACGAGGCGCTGCGGCATGGCACCTCAGCGGTTCTCCGACGCAGTCGGTTCGAGTACGCGGAGGCCGTGACGCGGCTCGGGCGCCGACGCAGGCTGATCATCTCCACGATGCTCACGGGCGCACCCGGGGCACGCGACCAGCACTTCATCGGCCATGCGTACGTGGTGCTCGAGCGCGAGCGGCAGGACAGCGTGCGGCTCGCGGTCCTTGCGGCGCTCGAGCAGTCCCGGAGCGCTGGCGATGCTGTCGCACCCACGGACGTGGCGCTCATCGATTCCGTCCGCGACATCGCCGGCTACATCGCGCAACGCCTCATGAACGAGCGCATGGGTGTGCTGTCCGACCTCGCGCGCGCGGGCCGGCTCCAGTCGGCGCAAGCGGCGTTCGACGAGGCGGTCAGACTGCTCGCGGCGACTCGCGAGCCGATCACGAAGACCGCGCTTGCTCTCGCTCCGCGTCGGATGCGCGGTGAGAACGTCTCGCGCGATATCGCCGCCGAGGTGAACTCGCTCCTGTCGGCCGAACGTTTCGATCACATGCTCGCCCCGCGTCCATCGCTGAGCGCGGCAGCGCTCGGTCATACCGCCGAAGCGACCTCGGCCCTACGCGGAGCGCTCCCCACCGCTGCGGCACTGCGGGCAGCAAGCACGAGCGGTCTCACGCGCATGGAGCGGGCGGCCGCCTGGCTCCTGGAGATGACCCGTCTCACCGTGGACGCGCTCACGCGAGAGCGGGCGGACCGATCCGGCCAGAGCCGGTTCGCCAACGAGGCCGCGGTCGTGACGATGCGTTTTCGTATCCAGCGCTACGCACGCGACATCGGGCTGAACGTCGCGGTGCTTGCAGCCATCATGCTGCTCTTCGTGCTCGCGTTGACGCAGTAG
- a CDS encoding proton-conducting transporter membrane subunit, translating to MEAEATRSLVPPLLFLLPILGAILTVPLQRISTRARDIGLAVICAAVAALALVLAAGTAHGATYETWLLQLTPDIWMYFHVGTMGALFGATVAVLWLLALIYSWGYMADGHRPARYYAFFMLCLGWTMGVAYAGNLLTFLIFYELFSILTYPLVVHEETPEAMAAGTKYIIYILIGGTLVLLAIVLTFFAAGDQTLTTGGILTADMGTTRLLAIFWCFMVGFGVKAALVPLHGWVPDAHPAAPAPFSAVLSGVMVAAGSFGMMRVVFQVFGVELMRELDVMHYLTWIAGFTVIFAAMLAVNQDDLKRRLAYSTISQMAYVVLGLSLLEPESTIGALVHITNHAFMKGALFLCAGLFIKRLGVRRVSQLNGAAKRMPVTAAAFTLATLAMIGTPPLSGFVSKWYLGLGMLESEKPLLLIVLLGGALMAAIYLLPIVYRMYFREAVLTAEDKIATEGREAPASMLVPLVITSLLTVALGLGAALPWMPAALARMAAEAFFH from the coding sequence GTGGAAGCCGAGGCGACTCGCTCGTTGGTCCCGCCGCTGCTGTTCTTGCTCCCGATCCTGGGCGCGATTCTCACCGTCCCGTTGCAGCGGATCTCCACCCGCGCCAGGGACATCGGGCTCGCTGTCATCTGCGCCGCCGTAGCCGCGCTCGCACTGGTGCTCGCTGCCGGAACGGCGCACGGCGCCACGTACGAGACCTGGCTGCTGCAGCTGACACCGGACATCTGGATGTACTTCCACGTGGGCACGATGGGAGCGCTGTTCGGCGCCACGGTGGCCGTACTGTGGCTCCTCGCCCTCATCTACTCCTGGGGATACATGGCCGACGGACATCGTCCCGCACGCTACTACGCCTTCTTCATGCTGTGCCTCGGATGGACGATGGGCGTGGCCTACGCCGGCAACCTGCTCACCTTCCTCATCTTCTACGAGCTGTTCAGCATCCTGACCTACCCCCTCGTCGTGCACGAGGAGACCCCCGAGGCGATGGCCGCGGGCACGAAGTACATCATCTACATCCTCATCGGCGGAACGCTCGTGCTGCTGGCCATCGTGCTCACCTTCTTCGCCGCAGGTGACCAGACGCTCACTACCGGCGGCATCCTGACCGCGGACATGGGAACGACCCGACTGCTCGCCATCTTCTGGTGCTTCATGGTGGGCTTCGGGGTCAAGGCGGCGCTCGTGCCGCTGCACGGGTGGGTGCCCGATGCACATCCGGCCGCACCTGCTCCTTTCTCGGCGGTGCTCTCCGGCGTCATGGTCGCGGCCGGCAGCTTCGGCATGATGCGTGTTGTGTTCCAGGTCTTCGGCGTCGAGTTGATGCGCGAACTCGACGTGATGCACTACCTCACCTGGATCGCCGGCTTCACCGTGATCTTCGCGGCGATGCTCGCCGTGAACCAGGACGACCTCAAGCGCCGACTCGCCTACTCCACGATCAGCCAGATGGCGTACGTGGTGCTCGGCCTATCGCTGCTCGAACCCGAGTCCACCATCGGCGCACTGGTACACATCACCAATCACGCGTTCATGAAGGGGGCGCTCTTCCTGTGCGCGGGTCTGTTCATCAAGCGGCTCGGCGTCCGGCGCGTGAGCCAGCTCAACGGCGCCGCGAAGCGGATGCCCGTCACCGCCGCCGCCTTCACGCTCGCCACGCTCGCCATGATCGGCACGCCGCCGCTCTCCGGTTTCGTGAGCAAGTGGTACCTCGGCCTCGGCATGCTCGAGTCGGAGAAGCCGCTGCTGCTCATCGTGCTCCTCGGCGGCGCCCTCATGGCCGCTATCTACCTGCTGCCGATCGTCTACCGGATGTACTTCCGTGAAGCGGTGCTCACCGCCGAAGACAAGATCGCCACCGAGGGCCGGGAGGCGCCCGCTTCGATGCTCGTGCCGCTCGTGATCACCTCCCTGCTCACCGTGGCCCTGGGACTCGGGGCCGCGCTGCCCTGGATGCCCGCGGCCTTGGCGCGCATGGCCGCCGAAGCGTTCTTCCATTAG
- a CDS encoding monovalent cation/H+ antiporter subunit D family protein, with translation MEVVDARAALAPAVSLICAALVFASADHTFWRRFFSLSAAVLKLGIVMSMLPGALKGVVYTFDLVQFTPGVGLAFRADALGMFFSVVSSTLWLFTTIYAIGYMEREPNRRRFFGFFALCVSTTVGVAFAENLLTMFLFYESLTICTYPLVIHEETPEAMRAGRKYLAYTLTGGAFVLLGSIWTYQLAGTMTLSQPGILSIEAGRTTLTALFVCLIAGFGVKAAIMPLHGWLPSAMVAPTPVSALLHAVAVVKVGAFGVLRVIYNVFGVALLRELGVCNWLAALAAFTILAASVIAIFQDNLKRRLAFSTVSQLSYIVLGAALLTPLAATAAIVHIANQAFSKITMFFVAGAIQRTTGKTTVHELAGIGYRMPYTMGAFTVAALSFIGVPLFAGFVTKWYLSLGALEADAWWYVIVMLSSSLLNAAYWLPVVYTAFFKAPAGGQVETREAHWTLLLPTLACAAYVILLGSTASVPGMPLSLAQAAVKFVFGM, from the coding sequence GTGGAAGTCGTTGATGCACGGGCCGCACTCGCGCCAGCAGTGTCGCTCATCTGCGCCGCACTCGTCTTCGCCTCCGCAGATCACACGTTCTGGCGCCGGTTCTTCAGCCTTTCGGCGGCAGTCCTCAAACTCGGCATCGTCATGTCGATGCTGCCCGGTGCCCTGAAGGGCGTCGTCTACACGTTCGATCTCGTCCAGTTCACGCCGGGTGTGGGACTCGCCTTCCGCGCCGACGCGCTCGGCATGTTCTTCTCGGTCGTGTCCTCCACGCTGTGGCTGTTCACGACCATCTATGCCATCGGGTACATGGAACGCGAGCCGAACCGACGACGGTTCTTCGGCTTCTTCGCACTGTGCGTGTCCACCACGGTGGGCGTCGCGTTCGCCGAGAACCTGCTCACCATGTTCCTGTTCTACGAGAGTCTGACCATCTGCACGTACCCGCTGGTCATCCACGAGGAGACGCCGGAGGCGATGCGCGCGGGGCGCAAGTACCTCGCCTACACCCTCACCGGTGGCGCATTCGTGCTGCTCGGCTCGATCTGGACCTACCAGCTTGCCGGCACGATGACGCTGTCACAGCCCGGCATCCTGTCGATCGAAGCCGGGCGCACCACTCTTACCGCGCTCTTCGTGTGCCTTATCGCGGGCTTCGGGGTGAAGGCCGCGATCATGCCGCTTCACGGCTGGCTGCCGAGCGCGATGGTTGCGCCAACGCCCGTGAGCGCGCTGCTGCACGCAGTCGCCGTCGTGAAGGTCGGTGCGTTCGGCGTTCTGCGCGTCATCTACAACGTGTTCGGGGTGGCGCTGCTCAGAGAGCTCGGCGTGTGCAACTGGCTCGCCGCGCTGGCGGCCTTCACGATCCTCGCCGCCTCGGTGATCGCGATCTTCCAGGACAATCTCAAGCGGCGGCTCGCGTTCTCGACGGTGAGCCAGCTCTCGTACATCGTGCTGGGCGCAGCGCTGCTCACGCCCCTGGCCGCCACGGCGGCGATCGTCCACATCGCGAACCAGGCGTTCTCCAAGATCACGATGTTCTTCGTGGCAGGCGCCATCCAACGAACAACGGGCAAGACCACCGTCCACGAGCTTGCCGGCATCGGCTATCGGATGCCGTACACGATGGGCGCCTTTACGGTCGCCGCCCTCAGCTTCATCGGCGTGCCGCTGTTCGCGGGGTTCGTCACCAAGTGGTACCTATCGCTCGGCGCGCTCGAGGCAGACGCGTGGTGGTACGTCATCGTGATGCTGAGCAGCTCGCTTCTCAATGCGGCGTACTGGCTGCCGGTCGTTTACACCGCGTTCTTCAAGGCACCGGCGGGGGGCCAGGTCGAGACTCGCGAGGCGCACTGGACGCTGCTGCTTCCAACGCTCGCATGCGCCGCATACGTGATCCTCCTCGGCAGCACAGCATCGGTTCCCGGTATGCCGCTGTCGCTCGCGCAGGCCGCCGTCAAGTTCGTCTTCGGAATGTAG